ATCAATTCTGGTGCTGTTTCTTTGACCGGCATCGATCCTGGCCAGTTTACTCTCGTCGACGACAACACTTATCCCATCAACCTGATCCACGGCCAAACCGCCTCCTGGACAGTAAAATTCGAACCTCAGGCCTCCTCGGCCTACGGTGAAAAAACAGCCAATCTGCAGATCGTGGACAACACCGCCAAGGGGAGTGTGATTATCCCCCAAGTCGATTTCACCAACACCCTGACCGGTGCTACCCGGATCGGAAGGTCTCACGCCGAAGGACACAAACACGCGGACTGTTTTGTGCGAGACCTGAAACCCCGCGCGCAAGACAAGGCGACTTACGCGATCCCCTTGCGTGGATTTGCTGTGGAAGAAGTTCACGAGGATTATTATGACACTTACACAAATTTCGCGCTGACCTTTGCTCCTTGGACTCTATATGACGGAGACGGATACGCCACCTACGGCATCGACGGCGTTACCTTCACCAACTCCGGATACACAGGATCCTACATCATCTTCAATCCGGCCAGTACCACTCCCGCGTTGACTGGAGACTACGAACCCTATTCGGGAACCAAATACGCGGCTTGCTTTGCCGCCACCACCCCTCCCAACAACGACTGGTTGATCTCGCCCGCCCTCAGCTTCGGAGATTCGCCCCGTATCAGCTTCTTTGCCAAGTCCATCACGGATCAGTACGGCTTGGAGCGCTTCAAAGTGCTTTATTCGACCACCGGCAACGCCTACACCAGTTTCACCAACTATCTTGCCGGTAGCGCTACCACCTACGTGGAAGCTCCCACCGAGTGGACCCTCTACGAATACGCGCTGCCCCCGTCCTGCGCGAACACGACAGCCTACATCGCCATTCAGTGTGTTTCCAATGATGCCTTTGCTTTCATGGTGGATGACTTTGTGGCCGGGGATTACTACGAACCAGTTAATCCCATCGAGCTTTCCTCCTTCACCGCCGCCATCTCCGCGGACAACTATGTGAACCTCACCTGGGTAACCCAGACCGAGACTGGTGTGCAGGGCTTTTACGTGCTGCGCAACAGCAATGAGGAATTGGCCACTGCCACCACGGTCAGCGAACTGATCCAGGCCACCAACACCTCGCAGCAGCAGACCTACATCTTCACGGACGCAGAGATCCAAGAGGACGGAACCTATTACTACTGGCTGCAAAACTCCGATCTGGACGGAACCGTGGACTACCACGGCCCCATTTCCATCGCTTACGCGGCTGTGGGTTCCGGCACACCCTCCATTCCTCTGGTCACGGCGCTCGGTCCGGCCTACCCCAATCCCTTCAATCCCAGCACCACGCTGTCTTACAGCCTGGCGGAACCCGCGCCGGTGGTGATCGATATCTACAACCAGCGCGGCCAGATCGTGCGGTCTTATCACAAGGAACATAGTGCCCCCGGCCAATTCAGCCTTGCCTTCGATGGCCGCGACCGCAACGGGGTGCCGCTCTCCAGCGGGGTTTATCTCTACCGCATGAGCGCGGGGACGTTCTCCCAGTTCCGCAAAATGGTGCTCTGCAAATAATCCTTCTCATAAGACACTCCCAAAGCCCGGGACCCCTCGTTCCGGGCTTTCTCCATCTGGTGTGTAAGGTCTCAGTAAAAGTACCCTGAGGATTTTCCCTTGACGCTTTTCCCTTCAATGGATAATCAACGCCCAGTCAGAAAGGAGTGGAGATGCAACTGTTACCCGGCGCCAAAATTCGCGATTACGAGATCATCCGCCTCATCGGCAGCGGCGGCATGGGCGAAGTGTGGCTGGCCCGCGAAACCATGCTGGACCGTCTGGTGGCGGTGAAGCTGATCAGCGTTCGGCTCACCCAGGACCAGGCTTTTGCCGCCCGCTTTCAGAATGAGGCCCGCATCCAGGCCCGGCTCAGCCATCCCCACATCGTTGGCCTGCTGTCCTTTTTTGAAGAGCGGGGCGATTATTGCATGGTGCAGGAATACGCGCCCGGCATCACCCTCAGGGAACTGATAGAACGCACCGGACCCATCCCGGAGCGTCGCGCTCTGGGCATTTTCCGCCAGCTGGTGGAGGCCCTGGCTTACGCGCACAACAAGGGGATCATCCACCGGGACGTGAAGCCGGCCAACATCATGGTGGACACGCAAAACAGCGACGCCGTGAAGGTGATGGATTTCGGTATCGCGCGGCTGCTGGAGGACGGGCATCTCACCCGGCCCGGATCGGTGGTGGGTTCCACTTCCTACATGAGCCCCGAACAGGTGCTTTCGCAGGAAAACCTTGATCAGCGCACGGACATCTATTCCGCCGGCGTGGTCCTCTACGAAATGCTCAGCGGCCGCCTGCCCTTCGATCCGAACAGCGAAAGCCACTACAGCATCCAGAACAAGATCGTATCCCAGGAGCTTCCGGACCCCCGCTCAGTTTATCCTTACATCAGCGATGCCACCGTCTTTCTGCTGCGTCGCCTCACCCAGAAAAACCGCGATTTCCGCCTCGCCAGGATCGCCAACGCGCTGAATCTGGCGGATCACGGCTCCCAGGGCGTTATGGGGTCCGCGCCGGGAAAGGATTTCCCCTCCGCCGCGGATGAGGATCTGGTTTTGGAGGATCCCCCCAAACGCGCCAAAACCTGGCTGGACTTTTGGTACATCTACCTCCTCCTGATCGGCCTGATCGCCTTTCTGCTCTACCGTTACGCCACCTCACCCGTCCAAACGGACTGGCCCGTCCAACCCGGGTCTGTTGCTGGCACGGACACGGCCGGAGTGGAAGTGGCGCCGCTGGCTGCCAAAACGGTGGAAAAATACATGCCCGCGGGCCCGGATTTCATCTATGTGGCCGGCGGCACCTTCCACATGGGCGCCAACGGCGTCAACGCCAATGAACAGCCGGTGCACCAGGTGCAGGTTTCCCCCTTTTACATCTGCCGCCACGAGGTCACCCAGGCCGAATGGAGCTCGGTGCTGGGCCACAATCCCGCTTACAATGCGGGTCCAGACCATCCCGTGGAGCGCATCAGCTGGGAAGACGCCGTCAATTACTGCAACAACCGCAGCATCAGGGAAGGCCTCCAACCCTGTTACAGAGGCTATATGGACGATCTCTATTGTGATTTCGGCGCCAACGGCTACCGCCTGCCCACCGAGGCCGAGTGGGAATATGCCGCCCGCGGAGGTGCCCGGGGCCGGGGTTTCAGCTTCTCTGGCTCCAACTCTTTGGCAGAAGTGGCCTGGTACAGCCATAATTCCGGCCAAAAGTCCCACCGCGTGGGCTCCCGCGATCCCAACGAGCTGGGCCTTTACGACATGAGCGGCAACGTTTGGGAATGGTGCTGGGACTGGTATGATCCCGCCTACTACAGCTGGGGGGCCTACAGCGACCCGCGCGGCCCGGACCACGGCACCCAGAGAACCCTGCGGGGCGGCTCCTGGAACTACGACAGCACCCTCAACCGCGTTGCCTTCCGCAACATGGACCTTAGCACCACCAAATATTACAATCTCGGGCTGCGGGTGGTGCGTTCGCGGATGTGATCCCAGTCGGTCCGGCCTGGAATATCCGCAATTTGCCTGAGAGGGAACCAAAGATTGATCGATCCATCAGGAGTTGTCCGGGTGTCGATCCCTTTCCCTGTCAAGACGGAAGGCGACGGCTTCAGCAACCGGCAGCCCCAACTGGGATTTTCCTTGACGGTTTTCCGCTCAGCGGATAATCAACCCCAATCATAAAGGGAGGGGACATGCAATTGTCACCCGGCGTTAAAATTCGCGATTACGAGGCCGTGCGCCTGATCGGCAGCGGCGGCATGGGTGAGGTGTGGCTGGCCCGGGATGACATGCTGGACCGCGAGGTGGCCATCAAACGGCTGAACAACCTGCTCACCCAGGACGCTGATTTCGCCGCCCGCTTCCAAAGCGAGGCCCGCATCCAGGCCAAACTCAAGCATCCGAACATCGTGGGCATCCTCGCCTTTTTCGCCGAGGCCGGAGACTACTATATGGTGCTGGAATACGCTCCCGGCATCACTCTGCGCGAGTTGATCGACCGCACGGGCCCCGTCCCGGAACAGCGCGCCCTGCGGATCTTTGACCAGATCGCCGCCGCCCTGGCCTCCGCCCACGCCAAGGGCATCATCCACCGCGACGTGAAACCCTCCAACATCATGGTCGATCCCGCCAATGCCGACCACGTGCTGATGATGGATTTCGGCATCGCCAGATTGCTTTCGGAAGGCCACCTCACCCGCACCGGCACACGCTTGGGCACCATGCACTACATGAGCCCGGAACAGGTGATGGCGGTGAAAGACATCGATGCCCGCAGCGACGTCTATTCAGCCGGCGTGGTGCTCTACGAAATGCTCAGCGGCCGCCTGCCCTTCAATGCCGACACCGACAGCGAATACGTGATCCAGCACAAGATCGTCACGGAAGAGATCCCCGACCCGCGGGCCGTTTATCCCCACATCTCCGAAGCGGCCATGGCTCTGCTGAGGTCATGCACCATCAAGGACAGAAATCTGCGCCCGCCCGGATTTGGCGAAAATGCTGTAGCTCCCATACCTCAGGCATCAGTACCATTACAAGTTTTACCGCCATTATCTCCAGCGTCAACGATCCCCATTCCTAAACAATTCGAAAATCTGCACACCAACCTGGTCCTCATCGAAGGCGGCACTTTCATGATGGGCTCAGAGCAGGGCAATACTGATGAAAAACCAGTCCATGCGGTGACTTTGTCGCCATATTATATCTGCATGTATCAAGTTACGCAAGCGGAGTGGATTAAAATCATGGGAGTCTCCCCATCTCGGTTTCGAGGCCACGATCTTCCCGTTGATTCAGTATCGTGGAATGATGCGGTCGAATTCTGCAATCGCTTGAGCGTCCAGTCGGGCTTGCGGCCTTGTTATCGAACCCTGAGAGAAGGCGGCAGTCTCCGGTCACAGATCATTGAGGCAGATTGGTCGGCCAACGGTTTCAGGCTCCCCACCGAGGCGGAGTGGGAGTACGCGGCCCGGGGCGGGAAATATGGCCGCGGTTTCCAATTCTCCGGCTCTGATCAAGTTGACGCGGTTGCCTGGTATAGTGGCAATTCCGGAGGGCAACCCCATCCGGTGGGATCCAAACAGGCCAATGAACTGGGTCTCTTCGATATGAGCGGCAACGTCTGGGAATGGTGCTGGGATTGGTATGACAGCGCTTACTATGCCACAAGTCCGGGCCATGATCCCCAGGGTCCGAGTACGGGCTCATACCGTATGTTGCGCGGTGGCTTCTGGGACAACGGTGCAACTGGCTGCCGGGTGTCGTACCGTGGTAACGGCGATCCGTGCGACGGCTACAGCTACTACGGGTTCCGTGTCTGCAGGACTATAAATTGATTGCTTCTTGGCTCTTGGTACTTGGTTTTTGGCCCCTTCGGCTCTTTTTCCAACCGGGTGGGTAATTCGTTGTTATCCAGCCCGGAGGGCGACAGATCATAGCGAGGGAGCGTAAGCCCCTCTTAACGAGAGCAACAACAAAGTGAGAAGCCCCTTGTGGGCGACAGGAATCCATCCCCGCGGTTCTGGCGCCCGCAAGGGGCTCGATCCTCCGTTTATCACTCTTACGAGTGGTTTCGTTCCCGCCCCACGGCATCGCTGCGCTCCTCCGCGGGGTCCCCGGTCACTTCACACCCTCGCTTTGGTATGTCGCCCTCCGGGCTAAGCCACTCGGTTGGAAAGAGAGCCATACTTATGGCTCAAGTTCATTTATGGTGGGTAAACTCTAGTATCCTATCCGTCATTCCAGCGCAGGCTGGAATCCAGGTCTTTTGTCCGGTTCGTAGCGCAGCATGCCAATGCTGCGTTTTGGCTTTTCGCAGGATCGGGATCTTGCGCCACGGGGCTTTTCTGGATCCCGGCCTGCGCTGGGATTACGGCACCCACTCTATTTGAACATGAGCCATACTTTTCATGTCAGGCGGCGGCTTCAGCCACCGTTACCTCCAGCGTTACAACAAGATAGACGATCTCCGGCGGGCTTCAGCCACCGGTAAATCCTTTGACCCGCCCTTTGCCCCAGCCTGTTCACCCCTCTTCCGCCTCCCGCACACTTCCCGCCTAACAGGCGGGAAGTGTGCGGGAAGTCAAGGGGAGGCGAAGGGGAAGGGGCTAAGGGCCGAACCCCCAGGATTCGCCAGATTTCTGACGCCCCATACCCCTTTCCGCTCTTTATCTATAGTGGGTAACATTCAGCCGCTTGTCCAGGGAAAAATGGAGAAAGAAGAAGACCGGGCCCTGGATCGGAAGGTCGACGTCCCCGTCGACCAAGCTCCGGAGGAGCTTTCTCTGATGCTGGAACCCTGGATGCCACCAAGGTGTGGATGTGTGTTATGCAAAGCCTCGCGGGTTTGTGGTCGACGGGGACGTCGACCTTCCGCGGGACAACAGAGCTGCTATGGGGTTCTCAGCAGGGGCAGGAAGTTCAGTTTATATTCCTCGGCCAGTTTGTTGCCGCTGATATCGGCGGCGGAGACGGTGAGGACATAGGAGCGGTAGTTTTGCAGGGCGCGCGTGGGTTTGAAGGTGTAGGTGGCTGTATCGGCGCCGCCAAGGGTGATGGCGATTTCCGCGTTGGCTTCCGCGGCCTTGAGCGTGGCTTTCAGCGCGGAGGCGGGGATGGTTTCGGAAAAACGTATTTCCAGAGTTGGTTCCAGGGTATTCACGGAAGTGCCGTTGCGGGGGGTGCTGGATAAAACGGTAGGCGCGGCGGTATCGGCGATCTGGGAGGAGCGGAAATCGGCCTTGTCCACCGGAGTGCTGTTGCCCCGGGCGTCTCGCGCGCCGCGGACCTCGACGCGGTATTCCTGGGCTTCCTGGACCCCGGTGAGCAGGGTGAGTTTGTCTCCGGCAAGGCTGGTGATCAGGACAGGGAGCTCGCCGCCGTTATCCAGGCGGTTCAGTTTCACGGAGTCGTAGCCGGACAGGGGTTCGGAAAAAAGTATCTCCACTTCGCGCTGGTGCCGGGCCTGGGCGAGTTTCATCACGGGCCGGGTGCTGTCGGCATAGGCCAGGGTGATGTCCAGGTTTTGGGAACGCCGCAGGTTCACGCTGGCGGAAAAGAAGGGTTCGCTGTCCGGGTCGTGGCGGTTGTTGCGGTCTTTGTCGATGTAGGCGCGGAGCAGATAGGACGCGGGATTGAGGGTTTCCAGGGCGTAGGCCGGGCCGCGGGAAACAGTGCTGATCACGTTCAGCGAATCGGCGGAAAGCAGCCGCAGCTGCACCGGCAAGGCCGCGTCCGCCTCATCTTCAAAGCTCACGGTGCCGGCCAGTTGAAGTTGGTTGAGCTGGCCGCTGGCAAAGACGAGGGTCTGGTTTTCCAGGGGCGAATTGCCGCGGATGTCCTTCAGCCTGGTGCTCACGGTCACGTAGTAGTTCGTGTCCGGCAAAAGCTCCTCGTTGAAGCGGATGAGCAGGGTGCTCTTGTCCACGCTGATCTTCTTGTCCTGCACCGGAGGATAGATATACACCGCCTGGGTTACGGAACTCTTGTCCAGCGGCTTGGAGAAATTGATCTCGAGGCGTCCGTTCGTGATCTGGCCAAACTGCGCGGGCAGGGAACTGAGGATGGCGGGACGGTCCAGATCCTCGGGGCCGCCGGTGGGGCTTTTTTTGCTGCCGCAGGAAGCCAGCAAAAGCAGCGCCAGCAGCAGGATAAGGTCAAAAACCTTTTTCATTGAGTCCTTCCAGGCTCAGAGAGCCGCTTTGGCGCAGCGCGCGCACATATTTGCCGAACACGTCGTATTCGAGGTTGACGGACGCCCCGGACGCCAGCTGGCCGAGATTGGAATTCCGGAGGGTGTGGGAGATCAGGGCCACGCTGAAAGATGTGGGGCCGAGTTCCGCGAGGGTGAGGCTGACGCCGTTCACGGCCACGGAGCCTTGCGGCACCAGCAGTTCGCGGTCGCGGGGGTCGAGGGAAAAGCGCAGCCGGGTGGTGCCGCTTCTCGTGCTGGTTTCCAGCAGCTTGGCCACGCGGTCGATGTGGCCCTGCACCCAGTGTCCGTCCAGGCGGTCACCAAGCTTGAGCGCGGGTTCCAGATTGAGCAGGGTGTTGGTGTTCCAGGCCCCGGCGGTGCTTTTGGCCAGGGTTTCGGCCATCACCTCCACCTCGAAGCTGGCTTGGTTGAAGCTGATAACGGTGAGGCAAATGCCGTCGCAGGCGATGCTGGCGCCCTCCCGGAGTTCTGCCAACACGGCGGGACGCTGGATGGCGACTATCTTAACGCCGCCGGAGGGAACCACGCGGAGGATCTTGGCTGTGGCCTGGATGATGCCTGTGAACATGGTTTTAAACCGGATAGCGCCGTTTCCAGGCGTTGGCGAGGGTGAGCTGGCTGCTGTATTCCAGGTCGCCGCCGAAGGGGATGCCGGTGGAGAGGCGGGTAACCTGAACGCCTTTGTCTTTCAGCAATTCGGATAGGTAATGGATGGTGGCCTCGCCTTCCGGAGAGGGTTTGAGGGCCAGCACCAGTTCCTCTGGGCGCAGCGCGGCGATCCGGGCCAGCAATTGTTCGGAGCGGATCTGCTCGGGGCCGTAGCCGTCGATGGGGGAGAGCAGATGGCCCAGCACGAAATAGCGTCCCCTGTAGTCGTTCATGTTTTCGATGATCTGGATGTCGGCCGTGCTTTCCACCACACAGAGGAGGGCGTCGGAACGCTCGCCGGAAGCGCAGAAGGGGCAGGGATCGCTTTCGGCCAGCATGTTGCAGAGGCCGCAGCTGGTGAAGCTTTCCACCGTGCTGGTGATGGTGGCGGCCAGTTCCAGGGCGAAATCCTTGTTTTGGCTCACCAGAAACCAGGCCAGGCGCTGCGCGGTCTTGCGGCCAATGCCGGGAAAGCGGTTCAGGGACTGGATCAGGCGTTCCAGAGCGGGGGAAACGAGCATCTACATCAGCCCGGGGATCTTCATGCCGCCGGTAACTTTGCCCATGATCTCTTCCGAGGCCATGGCCACCTGGGCGTGAGCTTCCTTAAGTGCCGCCAGGATCAGGTCCTGCAGCATCTCCACGTCGTCCGGGCTCACTGCCTCGGGATCGATGGTGAGGGATCGTACTTCGTATTTGCCGGTCATTTCCAGCTTGACCACACCGCCGCCGGTGGTAATGGCGAAGACCTTGGATTCCAGTTCCTGCTGGGATCTCAGCATCTCCTGCTGCATCTTCTGGGCCTGTTTCATCAGTTGATTCATGTTTTGCATATCTGATCCTTTGTTGTCTGTCGTTAAAGCCGGTATAAAATCGGCCTGGAAAAACAAGCCTCCCCACAGGCAGAAATCCGTCAAGCGATTAGTGGGTGAAATGGCTGGCCACACACCAGCCCAGCCTCCGAACCAGCAAAAAAGTCCCGTCGTGAAAGGCGGGACTTGTAATGTGCGATGTGGATGAAGGGTTAATTGTGTTCCCGGATGGGCGTTTCCTCCTTTTTTACAGGAAAGCGTTCGGCTTTGACACGATAGAAGCGCCGCAATGGGCCGGGAGTGGTGTCCTCGAACTCGGTGGTGAAGGAATAGCCCAGCAAAGTGGTGAAGGGCCCGTAGGGATCGGTGTCGGTATAGACGTTGAAGCGGTTGACGCTGATGGGATAGGTCCAGCCCAGGACAACGTCGTCATCACCGGCATTGTAGCTGATCGACAGGGGATCGATGACAGGCAGGGGCTGCCAGTTGATGGTGAAAGCGCCGTAGACGTTGTTGGTTTCAATTGCTTCCGCAACCTCCTGGTCGGTGTCTATCTGCAGCCAGGAAAACCATTGGCCCGTGAGCCCGGCATCATAATTGGCAACCATGAATATGTAGTCAACAGGCAGGCCCGCGGGAAGAGATGGGATCCGCATCCAGCGGTCTCCAGCCATTGAAGAAGATGGCGCTGAAGACTGGTTGTAATAGAGGTCCAGATAGAAGCTCTGAGCCAGGGCGCCGGTGCTGGCGTTGACCACGGTGACCTGAACCTGGCGGCTGTCGCCCAGATAGGGGTCAGGGGTGGCTGGTGACCAGACGGCCTTTAGAACCCGCAGGTCCGGGCTGGCCGTGGCGGTGGTCCAGAAGATTCTGAAGTAATCGTCGTTGTCATAGGTCTCGCCGGCAAAACCACCCGTGGCGTTGGCCAGGTTCACTATGCCCTCGTTAACCGTCTTGCGCACGTTGGTAGCTCCGCCGCCTGCGTTGGTGGGGAAGGAGGCGTTGGCGATCAACAGGTTCTGAGAATTGTTTAGGGTCAGCAGGGTACCCCCGGCCGGTCCGTTTCTAAACACACAGTTTGCGAAGGAATGGATGGGGTCCACGTTTGCTGATTCATGCACGTTCACACCGCTGGATGAGAGAAGTTCGAAGATGCCAAATTCCGCCGCGATGGTGGCGCCCGCGTACACATTCAGGTATGACAGGCCCACCGATGTGCTGATCAGGGTTGGGGCGGCTGAAGTTCCGAGCACCTCCAGCCTGCCTCCATCATAAACATAGGTCCCGTCGGCAGATGTCAGCCAGACGCAGGCCCCCTCATCGACGTTGAAGATGCCGTAAACCAAGATGTCCTGATCGCAGGTGATGTCCCAGGTGTTGCAGGTCAGGGTACCGCTTTCCACGGTAAGATTGCCGTTGCAGTCAAGGTTGCTGAGCAGGGAGGCTGTCTGGCTGCGGGTGAGGGTGACCGGTTCGCCGTTTCTATCCATTACAGTCACAGGTTGGCCGTCGCCATCATTTGCCTTGGCCAAGCTGCCTTTGCGGATCTTCACATTCCACAGGCTGCCGGCATACATGGCGAGCGAGGCATCTGTAGTTCCGGTGAGTTCCACCGTTCCGCCAGTGGGATTAAAATCTGTGCGAAGGCAGAAGAAACTCGTGTCGGTGCGGATGATGCCGCCGGTGACGTTGCTGGTGAGGACGTTAGCGGCATAGACGTAGATCGCGTCATCATGCCTGTAAAGCAGGCCATCAGACATGGTCAGGCTGGCGTTGCCGCCGTTGGGGAGATATGTGTAAGCGCCTGGAGTCCCGCCGTAGAGATGCAGTTCGCCGCCGCTGATGTTCAGCTCGGCCTGGATATCCAGATACTGCCCTGCATCCTGGTGGAAGTGGATGGTGCCGGCGCCAAGGTTGATCACGCCCAGGATGTAGGCATCAACCAGGTCCAGGGCGGTGAAGGAACCGCCATTCACAGTCAGGGTGCCCAGGGTCCAGTCATAGGATGAGCAGGTCACTGAATAACCCGAGGCAACCTGCAGACCCAAGGAAGTACTTTTTGCCAACTCCAGCGAGTAGAAAACCTCGTCTGCATAGATAGTACTAAGCGCGTTTCCATCAAAAACTACCAACCCGGTACCTTCGGTGAAGGCCGCTTCGCCGAGGGAGTTAAACCAGCTGCCTCTCACGTTCATATTCGCGGGGGCGATGAAAGTGCCCGCAAGGATCTGGAAAAAGCCGTTGATATCCAGGTCACTTTCGGCTGTGATGGAATTGGCGCGCAGGCTTAGACCGGTTTCCAGGTCTTCCGCCAAGCTTTCGCTGGCCGATTTTGAGCTGGCTTTGTTGATGATGAGAGTGAAGAGGCTGGAGCCGGGATCGTGGGCGATGATATGGTCCCCGCTGCCATAGAGTTCGAAGATATTTCCGCTGGGGTTGAAGTCGCTGCGGGTGACGGACAGGGACCCGGTCATCCTGATCCTGCCGCCGGAGATGGTATCCGTGAAACTGAGAGTTGGATCGTTATTGTTGATCCATACCCCCTGGTCATGGAAGTCTAGGATGCCGCCGCTCATCTCGATCAACGCGTCATCGGTATATGGCCAGCGGGACCGGATTGAGCCGCCGTAAACGTTGAAATTGCCGCCGAAGATGTGCAACTCGCCGTTCAGGTGGATGTTTCTGCCGGTGCCAAGGGCGTACAGGTTGATGGTGCCGGTGTCATTCAGATACCAGGTCCCTTCGATGAGGTTGGCGGCCAGGCTGTTGGCGGTGAAGGTTCCGGTCAGGACGTCCACCGCGCCGGCGATCCAGTCGTAGCTGGCGCAGGTGACCACGGCGCTACTGTTGTTGATCCTCAGCGCTCCGCCGCTTTTGTTCACCACCAGGTTGTTGAAGTTTTCGCTGTGATTGCAGTATTGATGGACGCTGCCGTTGAAGGTGACGGTGGAGGTTCCTTCGGCAAAGGCGTCCGTGGCCGCGGTCCTGATCCAGTCGCCGCCAAGGGTGATCCCCCAGGCGCCGGGATCGAATATTCCGCTTTCCATCACAAGGTCATTCACAACGGTGAGGTTTTGGGTCAGGTTCACTTTCGTCGTGGGGCTGATCACCAGATTGTTCAGATAGCAGGAGCTGCCCAGCAGATCGAGCTGCTGGGTGCTGCCGTCCAT
The genomic region above belongs to Candidatus Cloacimonadota bacterium and contains:
- a CDS encoding C25 family cysteine peptidase, which codes for MRRMILLSMLLALAPFLAAEAVSTGTGVNSATVLSSTLAETVIQYEIGKYEKLEQEIDGATWYQISLAKEGRLLKLGYPDLPVFNRSIIIDGKARMKAEVYDLEYIDTELPVAPSKGSFTRDIDPASVPWTFGEIYASEGFWPAEVATLSEPYIMRDFRGSVVQVAPFAYNPNTRVLRQYTSFKVRVFAEGLDTVNTLTRAPVDISREFVDVYANHFLNWGPDRYTSVSETIGYLMIIYDPDFYDQVLPLYEWKRQKGILTYLRSTDTTGDTAAEIQTYIQDFYDDYPSLTFVLLVGDHAEVPALIHQNGGADPILALVDGTDSYPDIFVGRLSATTDAEVANQVNKIILSEKNLGSTATWIDKATGVASNQGPGDDGEYDYQHLNNIRTDLLGYGYFTVDQIYDPGATAAQVATAINAGRGLVNYTGHGSSTAWSTTGFNNNNVAALTNGNKIPVIVSVACSNGYFTSTTCFAEAWQRHTNGGSIAFYGSSISQDWSPPMAAQDEIADLLVADAKITLGGLLFNGACKMLDDYPTDGPDMYKTWNIFGDPSLLYRSDNPTNMTVSFDSYRDVIDTPSLTVTTNVPYAYVGVSRGTTIHGRGYANAAGIATLSLSSLPSFPAEFTVTVTAHNKVTYQGTLYQGYIWEGDVSTAWNTTGNWNVNSYPQSDNDVLIPTGCPLYPVTSNYTAYCNNMTVETGASVTIGTYDLLVTNNATISGQMLMTSATDWEVGGNISWENGSSASITSTSADIYCSGDMTFKAGSNVQLALGYLEFNGSSSCYIYNFSPNTRLYNLRSDLDAPNAVILHDSSTYDFIFNGSIWCYDGSSLYCWYTGNVTVKGPYFRDYNTGSNGVKLYYGTLIMDGSTQQLDLLGSSCYLNNLVISPTTKVNLTQNLTVVNDLVMESGIFDPGAWGITLGGDWIRTAATDAFAEGTSTVTFNGSVHQYCNHSENFNNLVVNKSGGALRINNSSAVVTCASYDWIAGAVDVLTGTFTANSLAANLIEGTWYLNDTGTINLYALGTGRNIHLNGELHIFGGNFNVYGGSIRSRWPYTDDALIEMSGGILDFHDQGVWINNNDPTLSFTDTISGGRIRMTGSLSVTRSDFNPSGNIFELYGSGDHIIAHDPGSSLFTLIINKASSKSASESLAEDLETGLSLRANSITAESDLDINGFFQILAGTFIAPANMNVRGSWFNSLGEAAFTEGTGLVVFDGNALSTIYADEVFYSLELAKSTSLGLQVASGYSVTCSSYDWTLGTLTVNGGSFTALDLVDAYILGVINLGAGTIHFHQDAGQYLDIQAELNISGGELHLYGGTPGAYTYLPNGGNASLTMSDGLLYRHDDAIYVYAANVLTSNVTGGIIRTDTSFFCLRTDFNPTGGTVELTGTTDASLAMYAGSLWNVKIRKGSLAKANDGDGQPVTVMDRNGEPVTLTRSQTASLLSNLDCNGNLTVESGTLTCNTWDITCDQDILVYGIFNVDEGACVWLTSADGTYVYDGGRLEVLGTSAAPTLISTSVGLSYLNVYAGATIAAEFGIFELLSSSGVNVHESANVDPIHSFANCVFRNGPAGGTLLTLNNSQNLLIANASFPTNAGGGATNVRKTVNEGIVNLANATGGFAGETYDNDDYFRIFWTTATASPDLRVLKAVWSPATPDPYLGDSRQVQVTVVNASTGALAQSFYLDLYYNQSSAPSSSMAGDRWMRIPSLPAGLPVDYIFMVANYDAGLTGQWFSWLQIDTDQEVAEAIETNNVYGAFTINWQPLPVIDPLSISYNAGDDDVVLGWTYPISVNRFNVYTDTDPYGPFTTLLGYSFTTEFEDTTPGPLRRFYRVKAERFPVKKEETPIREHN